A section of the Sporanaerobacter acetigenes DSM 13106 genome encodes:
- a CDS encoding twitching motility protein PilT, which produces MKIYFDMNIYNRVFDDQTQMRIRFETMAIDIIFELIEKEKYELVWSFILEFGNSMNPYNNRKTYIKTLSTLAKYTIEPSEEIRKLAKSIMAKSNAKEKDALHLASSVYGKCDYFITSDDKLIATIIGNRLDKELDHIKLFNPMDFIRKEMLIDVIE; this is translated from the coding sequence ATGAAAATCTATTTTGATATGAATATATACAATAGAGTTTTTGATGATCAGACTCAAATGAGAATAAGGTTTGAAACAATGGCTATAGATATAATTTTTGAGCTTATTGAGAAAGAAAAATATGAATTGGTTTGGTCTTTTATACTTGAATTTGGAAATAGTATGAACCCGTATAATAATAGAAAAACATATATAAAAACACTTTCTACACTGGCTAAGTATACTATAGAACCAAGTGAAGAAATTAGAAAATTGGCGAAATCAATTATGGCTAAATCCAATGCAAAGGAAAAGGACGCATTACATTTAGCTTCTTCAGTATATGGCAAATGCGACTATTTCATAACATCCGATGATAAGTTAATTGCAACCATAATTGGCAATAGATTAGATAAAGAATTGGACCATATAAAATTATTTAATCCAATGGATTTTATTAGAAAGGAGATGCTTATTGATGTTATCGAATGA